The following proteins are encoded in a genomic region of Amphiura filiformis chromosome 18, Afil_fr2py, whole genome shotgun sequence:
- the LOC140139918 gene encoding lactadherin-like, which produces MEDGQIMKHQLSASSVHSWCSLESARLNSFMEADHTGGAWCSTTSYLNQWIQINFYIIMKVTGVMTQGRNDIYADHNQWVTKYRVQHSSDTKEWLYIQTSDNTGDEVFEGNRDRDTIVTNVFSTPVQTNLIRIVPIEWHGHISLRFELLGCEDSCVDYEVEDPLETSSCSECYIGQYCNEVRPGLPKALGMEDGAIANSQITSSPGYYYDFRPNNARLNGPSHWSGELREYMWIQIDLLSEVIVSRIQTQGDVYNNYYVKTLAIETGFDASSLTPIMDAGSNITKIFTANKNNHEVVNIPLPKPIATRYVRIVVKSYNIYAPLRLEVIGYECTCPYGLTDGYCAKGMCTYFEL; this is translated from the exons ATGGAAGATGGCCAGATTATGAAGCACCAACTATCTGCATCTAGTGTCCATAGTTGGTGCTCAttagagtctgcaaggttgaatAGCTTTATGGAAGCAGATCATACTGGTGGGGCTTGGTGTTCTACTACGAGTTACCTTAACCAGTGGATCCAGATTAACTTCTATATCATAATGAAGGTGACTGGAGTTATGACACAAGGAAGGAATGATATTTATGCTGATCATAATCAATGGGTTACGAAATATCGAGTTCAGCATAGTAGCGACACCAAGGAATGGCTGTACATTCAAACAAGTGACAATACAGGTGACGAG GTGTTTGAAGGTAATCGGGACCGTGACACCATCGTAACAAACGTATTCTCAACACCGGTGCAGACCAATTTGATCAGAATAGTCCCGATTGAATGGCATGGTCATATAAGTCTACGCTTTGAGCTTTTAGGATGTGAAG ATTCATGTGTCGATTATGAGGTAGAAGATCCATTGGAAACATCGTCTTGCTCAGAATGCTATATTGGCCAATATTGTAATGAAG TTCGCCCTGGATTACCTAAAGCATTAGGAATGGAAGATGGAGCCATCGCTAATTCTCAGATCACGTCTAGTCCAGGTTATTACTATGATTTCCGACCGAATAATGCCAGATTAAACGGACCAAGTCATTGGAGTGGTGAACTACGAGAGTACATGTGGATTCAGATTGATCTTTTATCGGAAGTAATTGTGTCTAGAATACAAACTCAAGGCGATGTATATAATAATTACTATGTGAAAACTCTCGCAATTGAAACAGGGTTTGACGCTTcatctttgaccccaattatggACGCTGGTTCCAATATCACCAAG ATTTTCACAGCAAATAAGAATAATCATGAGGTTGTCAATATCCCATTACCCAAGCCAATTGCAACTCGTTATGTTAGAATTGTCGTAAAGTCATATAACATATACGCACCCTTGCGGTTAGAAGTCATCGGCTACGAATGCACCTGCCCTTATGGACTTACAGATGGATATTGTGCGAAAGGTATGTGTACCTATTTTGAACTTTAA